One genomic region from Capillibacterium thermochitinicola encodes:
- a CDS encoding sodium ion-translocating decarboxylase subunit beta — MLKNLEALLMTSGLAGMTLGQGLMILVSFYLMYLAIVKKYEPLLLLPIAFGALLTNLPLAGLMDGPSVVNGKFQPGGLLYYLYQGVELGIYPPLIFLGIGAMTDFGPLLANPKSILLGAAAQLGIFAALLGAIILGFDLKAAASIGIIGGADGPTAIYLTSRLKPELLGPIAISAYSYMALIPFIQPPLMRLIVPKKERQIVMEQLRPVSQKEKILFPIIVTVAGSLLLPSAAPLLGALMFGNLLRVSGVADRLAKTAENELINIVTIFLGLSVGAKTSADQFLTAQTIGILLLGLAAFTFSTIGGLLFGRLMCKLSGGKVNPLIGAAGVSAVPMAARVVHKVGAEENPGNYLLMHAMGPNVAGVIGSAVAAGILLSRLG; from the coding sequence CTTGGCGGGAATGACCCTGGGGCAAGGTTTGATGATTCTGGTCTCTTTCTACTTAATGTACTTGGCAATTGTCAAAAAGTACGAACCTTTATTGTTATTACCGATTGCTTTTGGGGCGTTACTGACGAATCTCCCATTGGCGGGCTTGATGGATGGGCCATCCGTGGTCAACGGGAAATTTCAGCCCGGGGGTTTACTCTACTATCTGTACCAGGGTGTTGAGCTTGGGATCTACCCGCCCCTTATCTTCCTTGGGATTGGGGCGATGACCGATTTTGGTCCTTTACTCGCCAACCCCAAGAGTATTCTGTTGGGCGCTGCTGCCCAGTTGGGGATCTTTGCCGCTTTGCTCGGGGCGATCATTTTGGGCTTTGACCTGAAAGCGGCGGCCTCGATCGGGATTATCGGGGGAGCGGACGGACCGACGGCGATCTACCTGACCAGCCGGTTGAAGCCGGAATTGTTGGGGCCGATTGCCATCTCCGCCTATTCCTATATGGCTTTGATCCCCTTTATCCAACCGCCTTTAATGCGGTTGATAGTCCCGAAGAAAGAACGGCAGATTGTCATGGAACAGCTCCGTCCCGTTTCGCAGAAGGAGAAGATTCTCTTCCCGATTATTGTGACGGTTGCGGGCTCCTTATTGCTGCCGTCGGCAGCCCCTCTGCTTGGGGCCTTGATGTTCGGCAACCTCCTCCGGGTTTCCGGGGTGGCGGACCGCTTGGCCAAGACCGCGGAGAATGAGCTGATCAATATTGTCACCATTTTCCTGGGTTTATCGGTAGGGGCGAAGACCAGTGCCGACCAGTTTTTAACCGCCCAAACCATTGGCATTCTCCTTTTAGGATTAGCGGCGTTTACTTTTAGTACCATCGGCGGTTTGTTGTTTGGACGGCTTATGTGCAAACTGAGCGGCGGGAAAGTCAACCCGTTGATTGGTGCGGCTGGGGTTTCGGCCGTGCCGATGGCCGCCCGGGTGGTGCATAAGGTTGGGGCCGAGGAAAATCCCGGGAATTATCTGCTTATGCACGCCATGGGGCCGAATGTGGCCGGGGTGATCGGTTCGGCGGTGGCGGCGGGGATCCTGTTATCCCGTCTGGGTTAA
- the alaS gene encoding alanine--tRNA ligase has protein sequence MKKANAIRSEFIQFFVDRGHTFVRSSSLLPIGDPTLLFTNAGMNQFKDVFLGTGTRPYKRATNSQKVLRVSGKHNDLDEVGRDTYHHTFFEMLGNWSFGDYYKREAIQWAWELLTEVWGLPIDRLYATVHHTDDEAAALWRELTPLPAERIMRFGDKENFWEMGETGPCGPCSEIHYDLGPEACDKGHVPGHRCGVNGGCGRYVELWNLVFIQYNRKADGTLEELPAKHVDTGMGFERIVAILQGKKSNYDTDLFTPIIEEILTLTGAGLEREEERVAVRVVADHIRALTFAISDGVLPANEGRGYVLRRILRRAARFARNLGAKEPLLHRLVPVVVREMGEAYPEIKEQAEHCSRVILAEEEAFGRTLDKGLALFADLSRNLRAEGKKIIPGAEAFKLYDTYGFPLDLTELMAAEEGLVVERDEFNRLMEAQRARARAGSQFGGDETNVHWEIVSSGTHSQFVGYEQLQTTTELRMIGTDDEYFRLVFAVTPFYAAGGGQVGDTGLIRVEVTPGSFVEFPVVDTQREQDKIVHLVAKRADFPRRAVSYTLLVDEARRKMTAANHTATHLLQAALRRLLGAHVQQAGSLVAPDRLRFDFNHYQRVDEDQLRQVEREVNQQIFAALPVRAEETDYQTALNRGALAFFGEKYGDRVRTLAVGDYSFELCGGTHVRNTAEIMAFRIITEGSVATGVRRIEAVTGWGALQMAAEERELLKELSALLQTEPAQLTEKVRALLATEAKLKKDLDAIARKAALAEGEELFAAVQEIGGHYYLVAKMTTASMDLMRETVDRFKDKYRSGVILLGAAQDDKVNFVAGVTKDLTAKLQAGNLVKQVAAITGGGGGGRPELAQAGGKNVDKLDEALREGERLIRTGLEG, from the coding sequence ATGAAAAAAGCCAACGCGATCCGTAGTGAGTTTATCCAGTTTTTTGTGGACCGGGGACACACCTTTGTCCGTAGTTCATCGCTACTTCCGATTGGCGATCCGACGCTGCTGTTTACCAACGCCGGGATGAACCAGTTTAAAGATGTTTTTCTCGGCACCGGGACCCGGCCCTATAAACGGGCGACCAACTCCCAGAAGGTCCTGCGGGTGAGCGGGAAACATAATGACCTGGATGAAGTGGGCCGCGATACCTACCACCATACTTTCTTTGAAATGCTCGGGAACTGGTCCTTTGGGGACTATTATAAAAGAGAAGCGATCCAGTGGGCCTGGGAACTGCTGACGGAGGTCTGGGGTCTGCCCATCGACCGCTTGTACGCCACCGTGCACCATACCGACGACGAAGCCGCCGCCCTGTGGCGCGAACTGACACCTTTGCCGGCCGAACGGATTATGCGTTTTGGTGATAAGGAAAATTTCTGGGAGATGGGTGAGACCGGCCCGTGCGGGCCCTGCTCGGAGATCCATTATGACCTGGGGCCGGAGGCCTGTGATAAGGGCCACGTGCCCGGACACCGGTGCGGAGTTAACGGCGGTTGCGGGCGTTACGTCGAGCTGTGGAATTTGGTGTTCATCCAGTACAACCGGAAAGCCGACGGGACACTGGAGGAATTGCCGGCGAAACACGTGGATACCGGCATGGGGTTTGAACGGATCGTTGCCATCTTACAAGGGAAAAAATCCAACTATGACACGGATCTGTTTACCCCGATCATCGAGGAGATCCTGACCTTGACCGGTGCCGGTTTGGAAAGGGAAGAGGAGCGGGTGGCGGTCCGGGTGGTGGCCGACCATATCCGTGCGTTGACCTTTGCCATCTCCGACGGGGTACTCCCGGCCAACGAAGGGCGGGGTTATGTCCTGCGCCGGATCCTGCGCCGGGCGGCCCGTTTTGCCCGGAATTTGGGGGCGAAGGAGCCCCTCCTCCACCGTTTGGTCCCGGTGGTGGTCCGCGAGATGGGCGAGGCTTACCCGGAAATAAAAGAGCAGGCCGAACATTGTTCCCGGGTGATCCTGGCCGAGGAGGAAGCCTTCGGCCGGACGTTGGACAAGGGTTTGGCGTTGTTTGCCGACCTCAGCCGGAACCTGCGGGCAGAAGGGAAAAAAATTATCCCCGGGGCTGAGGCCTTCAAACTCTATGATACATATGGATTTCCCCTGGATTTGACGGAATTAATGGCGGCGGAAGAAGGACTCGTGGTAGAACGGGACGAGTTTAACCGTTTGATGGAAGCCCAACGAGCGCGGGCGCGGGCGGGCAGCCAGTTCGGCGGCGACGAAACGAATGTTCATTGGGAGATTGTTTCGTCCGGCACCCATTCCCAGTTCGTTGGTTATGAGCAATTGCAAACAACCACCGAGTTAAGGATGATCGGGACCGATGATGAGTATTTCCGGCTGGTCTTTGCGGTGACCCCGTTTTATGCGGCCGGGGGCGGACAAGTGGGCGACACCGGACTGATCCGGGTGGAGGTGACCCCCGGTTCGTTCGTAGAGTTTCCGGTGGTCGACACCCAGCGGGAACAGGATAAGATCGTCCATTTGGTGGCAAAGAGGGCGGACTTCCCCCGCCGGGCGGTCAGCTACACCCTGCTGGTGGATGAAGCGAGGCGCAAAATGACGGCGGCCAACCATACTGCGACCCATCTGTTACAGGCCGCGCTCCGGCGTTTACTGGGAGCCCATGTCCAGCAGGCCGGTTCCTTGGTGGCCCCGGACCGGTTACGGTTTGACTTCAATCATTACCAACGGGTTGATGAGGACCAGCTGCGCCAGGTGGAAAGGGAAGTGAACCAGCAGATCTTTGCTGCCTTGCCGGTCCGGGCCGAAGAGACCGACTACCAGACGGCTCTGAACCGGGGAGCCCTGGCGTTCTTTGGCGAAAAATACGGGGACCGGGTGCGAACGCTGGCGGTGGGCGACTACAGTTTTGAACTCTGCGGCGGGACCCATGTGCGTAATACCGCCGAGATCATGGCTTTCCGGATCATAACGGAAGGCAGTGTGGCCACGGGGGTGCGCCGGATCGAAGCGGTTACCGGCTGGGGTGCTCTGCAGATGGCTGCGGAAGAGCGGGAGCTGCTCAAGGAGCTCTCCGCCCTCCTGCAGACCGAACCGGCCCAGCTAACCGAGAAAGTCCGTGCCTTGCTGGCGACGGAGGCCAAATTGAAGAAGGATCTGGACGCGATCGCCCGGAAAGCCGCCTTGGCGGAAGGGGAGGAGCTCTTTGCGGCGGTCCAGGAGATTGGCGGCCACTATTATCTGGTGGCGAAGATGACGACGGCGTCGATGGACCTCATGCGGGAGACTGTTGACCGGTTTAAGGACAAGTACCGTTCCGGCGTGATCCTGCTGGGTGCCGCCCAGGATGATAAGGTCAACTTTGTCGCCGGGGTAACCAAGGATTTAACGGCGAAGCTTCAGGCCGGGAACTTGGTCAAGCAGGTGGCGGCCATTACCGGCGGCGGCGGGGGCGGTCGACCGGAACTGGCCCAGGCCGGCGGCAAGAATGTGGACAAATTGGACGAGGCGCTGCGCGAGGGAGAACGCTTGATCCGGACGGGCTTGGAAGGGTAA
- a CDS encoding pyruvate/oxaloacetate carboxyltransferase gives MAHKVGITETIFRDAHQSLWATRMKTDDMMKVAAAIDEIGFHSLEAWGGATFDTCLRFLNEDPWVRLKLLRGTIRKTPLQMLLRGQNLLGYRHYPDDVVRAFCLKAKENGIQIFRIFDALNDPRNMETAIRVCKETGAHVQGTICYTISPVHDIDSYVALALKLKEMGCDSICIKDMAGLLMPYIAEELVKRLKTEVGLPVQLHCHYTSGMASMTYLKAIEAGADVVDTALSALAMGTSQPPTESLVAALQGTPYDTGLDLTKIAPINQHFKELREEYKALESPRTVDTAVLSYQIPGGMISNLVNQLKSQNALHRYEEVLAEVPRTRAELGYPPLVTPTSQMVGTQAVLNVLTGKRYSVVPKEIKDYVRGYYGRPPAPIDPEVKALIIGDEEPITCRPADLLEPRLEAARQELAEKGFGQLSEEDVLSYILFPEVALGFFQRRAGQ, from the coding sequence ATGGCACATAAAGTGGGAATCACCGAAACTATTTTCCGCGATGCTCACCAGTCCCTCTGGGCGACGCGGATGAAAACCGATGACATGATGAAAGTTGCGGCCGCCATTGATGAAATCGGCTTCCATTCGTTGGAGGCCTGGGGGGGCGCGACCTTTGATACTTGCCTTCGTTTCTTGAACGAAGATCCTTGGGTCCGGTTGAAGCTTTTACGCGGGACGATTCGGAAGACCCCCCTCCAGATGTTGCTGCGGGGGCAGAACCTGCTCGGTTACCGCCATTATCCCGATGATGTGGTCCGGGCCTTCTGCCTGAAGGCGAAGGAGAACGGGATTCAAATCTTCCGGATCTTTGACGCCTTGAACGATCCGCGGAACATGGAGACTGCGATTCGCGTCTGTAAAGAGACGGGGGCCCACGTTCAGGGGACGATCTGCTATACGATCAGTCCGGTTCATGATATCGACTCCTATGTGGCACTGGCTCTGAAACTGAAAGAGATGGGTTGCGACTCAATCTGTATTAAGGATATGGCCGGGCTGTTGATGCCTTATATCGCGGAGGAGCTTGTTAAACGGCTCAAGACCGAAGTGGGGCTTCCGGTTCAACTCCATTGCCACTACACCAGCGGGATGGCCTCGATGACCTACTTAAAGGCGATCGAGGCAGGGGCTGATGTGGTGGATACCGCCCTCTCCGCGTTGGCGATGGGGACCTCCCAACCGCCGACCGAATCGTTGGTGGCGGCGCTGCAGGGAACACCCTACGATACGGGTCTTGATTTGACGAAGATTGCCCCGATCAATCAGCACTTTAAAGAGCTGAGGGAGGAGTACAAGGCTTTGGAGTCGCCCCGCACCGTTGATACGGCGGTCCTCTCCTACCAGATTCCGGGCGGGATGATTTCCAATCTGGTGAACCAACTGAAGAGCCAAAATGCGCTGCACCGTTACGAAGAAGTGCTGGCCGAGGTACCGCGGACCCGGGCTGAACTGGGCTATCCGCCTTTGGTGACTCCCACCAGTCAGATGGTAGGTACCCAGGCGGTACTGAATGTACTGACCGGAAAACGCTACAGCGTGGTACCGAAGGAGATCAAAGACTATGTCCGGGGTTACTATGGGCGTCCTCCGGCACCGATTGATCCGGAAGTCAAAGCGCTGATCATTGGTGATGAAGAACCGATCACTTGCCGCCCGGCCGATCTGCTGGAACCGCGGCTGGAGGCCGCCCGCCAAGAGTTGGCGGAGAAAGGCTTCGGCCAGCTCAGCGAAGAAGATGTCCTCTCCTATATTCTCTTTCCCGAGGTGGCGTTGGGGTTTTTCCAACGCCGGGCGGGGCAATAA